One Ahaetulla prasina isolate Xishuangbanna chromosome 1, ASM2864084v1, whole genome shotgun sequence DNA window includes the following coding sequences:
- the TRAPPC3L gene encoding trafficking protein particle complex subunit 3-like protein isoform X2 encodes MAILGNIKRKERDYGKSNAIRSKVLQMEGVFQWTGICPPFHPLHQLITWGYSIGIRLVEDFLARSAVKKCRSYSETADIIAQVAFKMYLGVTPTVTCNNAMGNEFSLILAKNPLVDFVEELPASRPSLCYCSLLSGTIRGALEMIHLAAEVIFLQDTLKGDDVTEIRITFLKKAETKKYKRNK; translated from the exons ATGGCAATATTGGGTAACATTAAAAG GAAAGAAAGAGATTATGGAAAAAGCAATGCAATAAGAAGCAAGGTTTTACAAATGGAAGGCGTtttccagtg GACTGGCATTTGCCCACCATTTCATCCTCTGCATCAGCTCATCACATG GGGATACAGCATCGGCATCAGATTGGTCGAAGATTTCTTGGCTCGCTCTGCTGTGAAGAAGTGCCGCAGTTATTCTGAAACTGCAGATATAATTGCACAG GTTGCTTTTAAGATGTATCTGGGTGTCACCCCTACTGTGACTTGCAACAATGCAATGGGAAATGAGTTTTCTCTCATTCTGGCCAAGAATCCCTTAGTGGACTTTGTGGAGGAGCTACCAGCAAGTCGACCATCTCTTTGCTATTGCAGCCTGTTGTCTGGGACCATCAGAGGCGCTCTGGAAATG aTACACCTAGCAGCTGAAGTGATTTTCCTTCAAGACACTCTGAAAGGAGATGATGTGACAGAAATCCGAATCACATTCTTGAAGAAGGCTGAAACCAAGAAATACAAGAGAAATAAATGA
- the TRAPPC3L gene encoding trafficking protein particle complex subunit 3-like protein isoform X5: MAILGNIKRGYSIGIRLVEDFLARSAVKKCRSYSETADIIAQVAFKMYLGVTPTVTCNNAMGNEFSLILAKNPLVDFVEELPASRPSLCYCSLLSGTIRGALEMIHLAAEVIFLQDTLKGDDVTEIRITFLKKAETKKYKRNK, from the exons ATGGCAATATTGGGTAACATTAAAAG GGGATACAGCATCGGCATCAGATTGGTCGAAGATTTCTTGGCTCGCTCTGCTGTGAAGAAGTGCCGCAGTTATTCTGAAACTGCAGATATAATTGCACAG GTTGCTTTTAAGATGTATCTGGGTGTCACCCCTACTGTGACTTGCAACAATGCAATGGGAAATGAGTTTTCTCTCATTCTGGCCAAGAATCCCTTAGTGGACTTTGTGGAGGAGCTACCAGCAAGTCGACCATCTCTTTGCTATTGCAGCCTGTTGTCTGGGACCATCAGAGGCGCTCTGGAAATG aTACACCTAGCAGCTGAAGTGATTTTCCTTCAAGACACTCTGAAAGGAGATGATGTGACAGAAATCCGAATCACATTCTTGAAGAAGGCTGAAACCAAGAAATACAAGAGAAATAAATGA
- the TRAPPC3L gene encoding trafficking protein particle complex subunit 3-like protein isoform X4 — translation MAILGNIKRTGICPPFHPLHQLITWGYSIGIRLVEDFLARSAVKKCRSYSETADIIAQVAFKMYLGVTPTVTCNNAMGNEFSLILAKNPLVDFVEELPASRPSLCYCSLLSGTIRGALEMIHLAAEVIFLQDTLKGDDVTEIRITFLKKAETKKYKRNK, via the exons ATGGCAATATTGGGTAACATTAAAAG GACTGGCATTTGCCCACCATTTCATCCTCTGCATCAGCTCATCACATG GGGATACAGCATCGGCATCAGATTGGTCGAAGATTTCTTGGCTCGCTCTGCTGTGAAGAAGTGCCGCAGTTATTCTGAAACTGCAGATATAATTGCACAG GTTGCTTTTAAGATGTATCTGGGTGTCACCCCTACTGTGACTTGCAACAATGCAATGGGAAATGAGTTTTCTCTCATTCTGGCCAAGAATCCCTTAGTGGACTTTGTGGAGGAGCTACCAGCAAGTCGACCATCTCTTTGCTATTGCAGCCTGTTGTCTGGGACCATCAGAGGCGCTCTGGAAATG aTACACCTAGCAGCTGAAGTGATTTTCCTTCAAGACACTCTGAAAGGAGATGATGTGACAGAAATCCGAATCACATTCTTGAAGAAGGCTGAAACCAAGAAATACAAGAGAAATAAATGA
- the TRAPPC3L gene encoding trafficking protein particle complex subunit 3-like protein isoform X1, which yields MAHPANKRPENSKIDWHLPTISSSASAHHMSRELFVLTYGALVAQLCKDYEKDEDVNKYLDSMGYSIGIRLVEDFLARSAVKKCRSYSETADIIAQVAFKMYLGVTPTVTCNNAMGNEFSLILAKNPLVDFVEELPASRPSLCYCSLLSGTIRGALEMIHLAAEVIFLQDTLKGDDVTEIRITFLKKAETKKYKRNK from the exons ATGGCACATCCAGCAAATAAAAGACCAGAGAACTCCAAAATC GACTGGCATTTGCCCACCATTTCATCCTCTGCATCAGCTCATCACATG AGTAGAGAGCTTTTTGTGCTCACCTACGGTGCTTTGGTAGCCCAACTGTGTAAGGATTATGAAAAGGATGAAGATGTAAACAAATACTTGGACAGCAT GGGATACAGCATCGGCATCAGATTGGTCGAAGATTTCTTGGCTCGCTCTGCTGTGAAGAAGTGCCGCAGTTATTCTGAAACTGCAGATATAATTGCACAG GTTGCTTTTAAGATGTATCTGGGTGTCACCCCTACTGTGACTTGCAACAATGCAATGGGAAATGAGTTTTCTCTCATTCTGGCCAAGAATCCCTTAGTGGACTTTGTGGAGGAGCTACCAGCAAGTCGACCATCTCTTTGCTATTGCAGCCTGTTGTCTGGGACCATCAGAGGCGCTCTGGAAATG aTACACCTAGCAGCTGAAGTGATTTTCCTTCAAGACACTCTGAAAGGAGATGATGTGACAGAAATCCGAATCACATTCTTGAAGAAGGCTGAAACCAAGAAATACAAGAGAAATAAATGA
- the TRAPPC3L gene encoding trafficking protein particle complex subunit 3-like protein isoform X3 codes for MSRELFVLTYGALVAQLCKDYEKDEDVNKYLDSMGYSIGIRLVEDFLARSAVKKCRSYSETADIIAQVAFKMYLGVTPTVTCNNAMGNEFSLILAKNPLVDFVEELPASRPSLCYCSLLSGTIRGALEMIHLAAEVIFLQDTLKGDDVTEIRITFLKKAETKKYKRNK; via the exons ATG AGTAGAGAGCTTTTTGTGCTCACCTACGGTGCTTTGGTAGCCCAACTGTGTAAGGATTATGAAAAGGATGAAGATGTAAACAAATACTTGGACAGCAT GGGATACAGCATCGGCATCAGATTGGTCGAAGATTTCTTGGCTCGCTCTGCTGTGAAGAAGTGCCGCAGTTATTCTGAAACTGCAGATATAATTGCACAG GTTGCTTTTAAGATGTATCTGGGTGTCACCCCTACTGTGACTTGCAACAATGCAATGGGAAATGAGTTTTCTCTCATTCTGGCCAAGAATCCCTTAGTGGACTTTGTGGAGGAGCTACCAGCAAGTCGACCATCTCTTTGCTATTGCAGCCTGTTGTCTGGGACCATCAGAGGCGCTCTGGAAATG aTACACCTAGCAGCTGAAGTGATTTTCCTTCAAGACACTCTGAAAGGAGATGATGTGACAGAAATCCGAATCACATTCTTGAAGAAGGCTGAAACCAAGAAATACAAGAGAAATAAATGA
- the TRAPPC3L gene encoding trafficking protein particle complex subunit 3-like protein isoform X6 — protein MGYSIGIRLVEDFLARSAVKKCRSYSETADIIAQVAFKMYLGVTPTVTCNNAMGNEFSLILAKNPLVDFVEELPASRPSLCYCSLLSGTIRGALEMIHLAAEVIFLQDTLKGDDVTEIRITFLKKAETKKYKRNK, from the exons AT GGGATACAGCATCGGCATCAGATTGGTCGAAGATTTCTTGGCTCGCTCTGCTGTGAAGAAGTGCCGCAGTTATTCTGAAACTGCAGATATAATTGCACAG GTTGCTTTTAAGATGTATCTGGGTGTCACCCCTACTGTGACTTGCAACAATGCAATGGGAAATGAGTTTTCTCTCATTCTGGCCAAGAATCCCTTAGTGGACTTTGTGGAGGAGCTACCAGCAAGTCGACCATCTCTTTGCTATTGCAGCCTGTTGTCTGGGACCATCAGAGGCGCTCTGGAAATG aTACACCTAGCAGCTGAAGTGATTTTCCTTCAAGACACTCTGAAAGGAGATGATGTGACAGAAATCCGAATCACATTCTTGAAGAAGGCTGAAACCAAGAAATACAAGAGAAATAAATGA